In Wolbachia endosymbiont (group B) of Germaria angustata, the following are encoded in one genomic region:
- the dnaE gene encoding DNA polymerase III subunit alpha, with protein sequence MFIHLRVHSVYSLLESSVKIEELIGLCLQNKMPAVAVTDSGNLFGSLEFAEYAANRGIQLIIGCNIIVQHLEQNLSILLLAKNEQGYTNLVTLVSESFKKRKNNSDIPYVDFDELLSFNTGLIALTGGCLAQLLLEQDKETVEKLLSAFDGHLYVELQRHGLNKELELEEALIDFAYQRNIPLVATNDVFFSNRSDYEAYDILTCISEGSYALENNRKKLTTEHYFKSVEEMEELFSDIPEAIYNTLVIAKRCSYMPRSRQPILPKFPCRENKTENEELREQAVAGLEFRIANETDIDLKQYYDRLNYELSVITSMNYAGYFLIVSDFIRWSKANGIPVGPGRGSGAGSIVAWSLQITDLDPIKFGLIFERFLNPDRISMPDFDIDFCQEKRDLVIDYVQKKYGYVAQIITFGKLQARAVLRDVGRVLQMPYSQVDKISKMVPFNPVNPVTLSQAIELDQNLQKERDSDEVIAKLLDISLKLEGIYRHVSTHAAGIVICDQKLENFLPIYYDPNSALPITQYSMKYVEKAGLIKFDFLGLGTLTLIDHVCRLINRDEKKFDISSVSLIDQRTYEMLSRGDSIGVFQLESSGMREALIKLKPDCIEDIIALISLYRPGPMDNIPTYVARKHGLEKPDYIHPLLEKVLKETFGVIIYQEQVMEIARILSGYSLAEADLLRRAMGKKIKEEMDKQRELFVQGATKNGVDYDRASYIFDLVAKFAGYGFNKSHAAAYAIISYHTAYLKANYPLEFFTALMNLNIDDRDKLNLFYHAAKFSGVAVFSPDISKSKAEFSIEGEHIRYGIAALRNVGFAIAEGIVNARSSSYKDIWEFIQNLGHIINKRALESLIKSGTFDSVHQNRKQLYESIDTLIYFANKNRQLNQAVLFGNLDVLKPKLEDVEDFNEEEKLEHELFSLGFYLTNHPLKKFKTLLKKLNIGFIGESKTIKTAGVILNVRMRTSERGRFVILTLSDPHNVSEIAFYNNEIIEEKRNLFSPGAFVIIDLEISENTTRLSGKDISEFTEKVTSLMKGLVLTAVCADSQKVAEELNSVLKNGGKTKIMLKFLLEKHKVSILLPGAYSITPQAIYEISHLSWIEGVEINTNNLLI encoded by the coding sequence GCGCAAGAATAACAGCGATATTCCTTACGTTGATTTTGATGAGCTATTAAGTTTTAATACAGGTCTAATCGCCTTAACTGGTGGATGTTTGGCTCAACTGTTATTGGAGCAAGACAAAGAAACGGTTGAAAAACTGCTTTCAGCATTCGATGGTCATTTATATGTTGAATTGCAGCGTCATGGGCTGAATAAAGAGCTAGAGCTTGAAGAAGCTTTAATAGATTTTGCTTATCAGCGCAATATACCACTAGTTGCAACGAATGATGTGTTTTTTTCAAATAGATCTGATTATGAAGCTTATGATATATTAACGTGCATATCGGAGGGCAGTTATGCCCTGGAGAATAACAGAAAGAAGTTAACTACCGAGCATTACTTCAAATCTGTGGAAGAAATGGAGGAACTGTTCAGCGACATTCCCGAAGCAATTTATAACACTTTAGTGATAGCTAAGCGGTGCTCTTACATGCCAAGAAGCAGGCAGCCTATCTTGCCTAAATTTCCTTGTCGAGAAAATAAAACTGAGAATGAAGAACTGAGGGAGCAGGCAGTTGCAGGATTAGAATTCCGCATTGCAAATGAAACAGACATAGACCTTAAACAATACTACGATCGGCTGAATTACGAACTAAGCGTAATAACTTCGATGAACTACGCTGGCTACTTTTTGATAGTTTCTGATTTTATTCGTTGGAGCAAAGCAAATGGCATTCCAGTTGGACCGGGAAGAGGTTCTGGTGCTGGATCAATTGTTGCTTGGAGCTTGCAGATTACAGATCTTGATCCAATAAAATTTGGTCTGATCTTTGAAAGATTTTTAAACCCTGATCGTATATCAATGCCTGACTTTGATATCGATTTCTGCCAAGAGAAAAGGGACCTGGTTATTGATTATGTTCAGAAAAAGTACGGTTATGTTGCTCAAATAATCACTTTTGGAAAATTGCAAGCAAGGGCAGTATTGCGTGATGTTGGTAGAGTATTGCAAATGCCTTACTCTCAAGTGGATAAAATATCTAAAATGGTTCCATTTAATCCAGTAAATCCTGTAACTTTATCGCAAGCGATAGAGCTTGATCAAAACCTGCAGAAAGAACGAGATAGTGATGAGGTAATTGCAAAGCTTCTTGATATATCACTAAAGCTCGAAGGAATATATCGTCACGTTTCAACTCATGCTGCTGGAATTGTAATATGCGATCAAAAATTAGAAAATTTTCTTCCCATCTATTATGATCCAAATTCGGCTCTGCCAATCACTCAATACAGCATGAAATATGTAGAGAAAGCTGGGTTAATAAAATTTGATTTTCTTGGACTTGGTACGCTAACACTAATAGATCACGTATGTCGTTTAATTAATCGTGATGAAAAAAAATTTGATATTTCCTCGGTTTCTTTGATTGATCAAAGAACCTATGAAATGCTCTCAAGAGGTGATTCAATCGGAGTGTTTCAACTTGAAAGTTCGGGAATGAGAGAAGCTTTAATCAAACTAAAGCCAGACTGCATTGAAGATATCATCGCTTTAATTTCTCTTTATCGCCCAGGGCCTATGGATAACATTCCAACTTATGTTGCAAGAAAGCATGGACTTGAAAAGCCAGATTACATTCATCCATTGCTTGAGAAGGTGTTAAAAGAAACATTCGGAGTAATAATCTACCAAGAACAGGTAATGGAAATAGCGCGTATTCTCTCTGGATATAGCTTAGCAGAGGCGGATTTACTCAGACGTGCCATGGGTAAGAAAATTAAGGAAGAGATGGACAAACAACGTGAACTTTTTGTTCAAGGAGCAACAAAAAACGGTGTTGATTACGACAGGGCAAGTTATATTTTTGATCTTGTTGCAAAATTTGCTGGTTATGGATTTAATAAATCCCACGCTGCAGCATATGCGATTATATCTTACCACACAGCTTACCTTAAGGCTAACTACCCGCTAGAATTTTTTACGGCCTTGATGAATCTCAATATTGATGATAGAGACAAACTGAATTTGTTTTATCATGCTGCAAAATTCAGTGGAGTTGCTGTTTTTTCGCCTGATATCAGCAAATCTAAGGCTGAATTTTCAATAGAGGGTGAGCACATACGCTACGGAATTGCTGCTTTGCGTAATGTTGGTTTTGCTATAGCAGAAGGAATAGTAAATGCACGCTCAAGTTCTTATAAGGACATATGGGAATTCATTCAAAATTTGGGGCATATAATAAATAAAAGGGCATTAGAAAGTTTAATTAAATCTGGAACATTCGATAGTGTGCACCAAAATAGAAAGCAGTTATACGAGTCAATAGACACATTGATTTACTTTGCAAATAAAAATAGGCAGTTAAATCAAGCTGTTTTATTTGGCAATCTTGATGTCCTCAAGCCAAAACTCGAGGATGTGGAAGATTTTAATGAAGAGGAAAAATTAGAGCATGAGTTGTTTTCACTAGGGTTTTATTTAACTAATCACCCGCTTAAAAAATTTAAAACTCTTTTGAAAAAATTAAATATTGGGTTTATCGGAGAGAGTAAGACAATAAAAACTGCTGGTGTAATATTAAATGTGCGTATGAGAACCTCAGAACGTGGAAGATTTGTTATCCTAACACTTTCTGATCCCCACAATGTTTCTGAAATAGCATTCTACAATAATGAAATAATAGAAGAAAAAAGGAATCTATTTTCACCTGGAGCATTTGTGATAATTGATCTTGAAATTTCAGAAAACACAACGAGACTATCAGGAAAGGACATATCTGAATTTACAGAAAAGGTTACTTCTCTAATGAAAGGATTAGTTTTAACTGCTGTATGTGCAGACTCGCAAAAAGTTGCTGAGGAGTTGAATTCAGTGTTGAAAAATGGAGGCAAAACCAAAATAATGCTAAAGTTTCTTCTCGAAAAACATAAAGTCAGCATCTTGTTGCCAGGTGCATATTCAATCACCCCCCAAGCTATTTATGAAATATCTCACTTAAGTTGGATTGAAGGCGTAGAAATTAATACAAATAACTTGCTTATATAA